One Drechmeria coniospora strain ARSEF 6962 chromosome 01, whole genome shotgun sequence genomic region harbors:
- a CDS encoding GNAT family acetyltransferase — MPLHVLPALLADAPRAVAMESRAYGPSRVSAALFPGPRPPSGDDVRVANLRNSLRDDDACRWAKVIDTDLHVDADADADTSIIAFSKWYFWTAGRDELPAPSPWGPGANADACELYFGSMRGEWTKRMAGKPHAYLKLLHTDPEHQRRGAASMLLRWGAAEADRLGLPTYLEASEEGAPLYEKHGFRPVHTIVTDLSRWNGPSNAKVVIMLRPFSDSAS; from the exons ATGCCTCTTCATGTCTTGCCCGCGCTCCTTGCCGACGCCCCCCGCGCCGTGGCCATGGAGAGTCGGGCCTACGGTCCAAGCCGGGTCAGCGCTGCCCTCTTCCCGGGCCCGCGCCCGCcatccggcgacgacgtccgcGTGGCCAACCTACGCAACAGCCTccgtgacgacgacgcatgcCGCTGGGCCAAGGTCATCGACACCGACCTccacgtcgatgccgacgccgacgccgacacgaGCATCATCGCCTTCTCCAAGTGGTACTTCTGGACCGCCGGTCGAGACGAGCtgccggcgccatcgccatggggTCCCGGCGCGAACGCCGACGCCTGTGAGCTCTACTTTGGCTCCATGCGTGGCGAGTGGACCAAGAGGATGGCCGGGAAGCCGCATGCCT ACTTGAAGCTTCTGCATACCGACCCAGAGCACCAGAGGCGAGGGGCTGCCTCCATGCTGCTCAGGTGGGgagctgccgaggccgatcgCTTGGGCCTCCCGACCTATCTCGAGGCGTCCGAGGAGGGAGCGCCGCTGTATGAGAAACACGGCTTTCGTCCAGTCCAcaccatcgtcaccgacttGTCCCGGTGGAACGGTCCGTCGAATGCCAAAGTAGTCATTATGCTGCGACCTTTCTCCGACTCGGCGTCGTGA
- a CDS encoding VosA: MAGNIGSFLEMPFLHPGHHMSTFQYLGGGELPSTADDTPAPSPLPPPPPTPLPQQQFRTYGDPQRQLTLRQAPMHARVAIGKEKDRKPIDPPPIVQLLDTRHDGRSGLYDSPYLFMTSSLVPENYGESPREQEVPSNYLVGSLASSVHRLRDTDNLEGGFFVFGDLSVKREGRFRIRFTLYERDQSSSSPSFLYVSELITNVFTVYPTKLFPGMTDSTPLTRTFSDQGVKVRLRKDSSGMAARKRSRNTSDAADNYLERRPKRGSYDGEIPREMPLGNYTVSDMDHMNPLGSSHGIVGSQPPNISFTTAADPLPTSRTAGMDLQLSTSGYYFAGPHFY, encoded by the exons ATGGCGGGGAATATCGGGAGCTTCCTCGAGATGCCATTCCTACATCCGGGCCACCACATGTCGACCTTCCAGtaccttggcggcggcgaactgccttcgacggccgacgacacgcCCGCACCGTCaccgcttcctcctcctccgccgacgccgctgccgcagcagcagttTAGAACGTACGGCGACCCCCAACGGCAGCTGACGCTACGGCAGGCGCCGATGCACGCGCGAGTGGCCATAGGAAAGGAGAAAG ACCGGAAGCCGATCGACCCACCTCCTATCGTGCAGTTGCTGGATACAAGACACGATGGCAGGAGCGGTCTCTACGATA GCCCCTACCTGTTCATGACCTCGTCCTTGGTGCCGGAGAACTATGGGGAATCGCCGAGGGAGCAGGAGGTCCCTTCAAACTACCTCGTCGGATCCCTCGCTTCGTCGGTGCACCGGCTCCGGGATACCGACAACCTCGAGGGcggcttcttcgtcttcggcgACCTGTCGGTCAAACGAGAGGGCCGCTTTCGGATACGCTTCACTCTGTACGAACGAGACCagagcagctcgtcgccgagcttcCTCTACGTTTCGGAGCTCATCACCAACGTCTTCACCGTATATCCGACGAAGCTGTTCCCCGGCATGACGGATTCGACCCCCCTGACGCGTACCTTCAGCGACCAAGGCGTCAAGGTACGGCTCCGCAAAGACTCGAGcggcatggcggcgaggaagcgaaGCAGGAACACGTCGGACGCGGCCGACAACTATCTCGAACGGCGTCCGAAACGAGGATCGTACGACGGCGAGATTCCGCGTGAGATGCCCCTCGGCAACTACACTGTCTCCGACATGGATCACATGAACCCGTTGGGCAGCAGccacggcatcgtcggctcgCAACCTCCAAACATCAGCTTTACGACCGCAGCAGACCCCCTTCCGACATCGAGGACGGCCGGGATGGACCTGCAGCTTTCGACGAGCGGTTACTACTTTGCCGGGCCGCACTTCTACTGA
- a CDS encoding putative protein kinase, whose translation MADRNRGWTTVGYGLPGTDPGRSWECQLEQMERRAIESWDGDEHWPGIDKPLFSGPDAKRFDARLAKIEDLGYGAFGRVEKVFHDKIFLARKRIKRRRGFTIEDLRQEGLTMRKLNHRHVVKVVATYAPQPYELCLLIWPAAVCNLTTLLEDIEYLRLGEGDRDDIVGRLKALDLSDLSAIEPPSTSQHFQSDETCPFDFLRTVMGCAACAMAHCHANDVRHLDIKPSNILLKPGRVYLADFGISRDVSGQDQTTTDGLPGTERWRAPELYGDHGSSMQLSDMYSLGLVYLNIATVLYNARLADFDDVLAYTSRKSREEQLGAREDKIRGHLEKLATLATATPPFMFTHEGQETVRPRPVVNLISHLVATNPRSRLPAVKVGEKLSMLGGIHQIYHGPCCKRPVSWVEHRWDRKLAAQSLLRAENEMLRKRIKELEGKDETYEARVENARRAHEQDMDRLQALLKEAEERCQRLETEKATRRKNASHENGRQHAPRAVLPGAKRNGAAAATPSAGLGLVPAHTTPMKPGPERPEVPPGSSSKSTPQMPTGKLPVAATRIISIETPQRSPAGPQAGNYPARRTSSVVSISQLCHRGSRSKLPLPVTPIRSETPKLRDDLSMTDSSMSSSVFSRRSTETAPTPAIDSPQLRRTPKSAESEADQRWSRLPARPTSPQNRRPLVASQERVASPSPVRSPGQTLADTFVHSPRMLDSDIILDAVDANSTARPGPPSLQPMKSWADVVKVDKPRRAAQRS comes from the exons ATGGCCGATCGAAATCGTGGCTGGACGACGGTCGGTTACGGCCTTCCTGGCACCGACCCTGGCCGGTCCTGGGAGTGCCAGCTGGAGCAGATGGAACGCCGAGCAATCGAATCCTGGGATGGCGATGAGCATTGGCCCGGGAT CGATAAGCCGCTTTTTAGTGGCCCAGACGCGAAACGGTTCGATGCCCGGCTCGCCAAGATCGAGGACCTCGGCTACGGCGCCTTCGGCCGCGTCGAAAAGGTCTTCCACGACAAGATATTTCTCGCCCGCAAACGGATCAAGAGGAGGCGCGGATTCACCATCGAGGACCTGCGCCAGGAGGGCCTGACCATGCGCAAGCTGAACCACCGCCACGTCGTCAAGGTGGTCGCCACCTACGCGCCCCAGCCGTACGAGCTCTGCCTGCTCATCTGGCCCGCCGCCGTTTGCAACTTGACCACCTTGCTCGAGGACATCGAGTACCTGAGGCTCGGCGAAGGCGACCGGGACGACATCGTCGGTCGCCTCAAGGCCTTGGACCTGAGCGACCTGAGCGCCATCGaaccgccgtcgacgagccagcACTTCCAATCCGACGAGACATGTCCCTTTGACTTCCTGCGAACCGTCATGGGGTGCGCTGCCTGCGCCATGGCCCACTGCCACGCCAACGATGTGCGCCACCTCGACATCAAGCCCTCCAACATCCTCCTCAAACCAGGCCGCGTCTACCTCGCCGACTTTGGCATCTCGAGGGACGTCAGCGGCCAGGACCAGACCACGACCGATGGACTCCCCGGAACCGAGAGATGGCGTGCGCCCGAGCTGTACGGCGACCATGGATCGAGCATGCAGCTCTCGGACATGTACTCTCTGGGGCTCGTCTACCTCAACATCGCCACCGTTCTCTACAATGCGAGGCTAGCCGACTTtgacgacgtcctcgcctACACGTCCAGAAAGTCTCGAGAGGAACAACTCGGGGCGCGAGAGGACAAGATCAGGGGGCACCTGGAGAAGCTCGCGAcgctcgccaccgccacGCCGCCTTTCATGTTCACCCACGAAGGGCAGGAGACAGTGCGGCCTCGACCCGTCGTCAACCTCATCTCGCACCTCGTCGCCACGAACCCCAGAAGCCGACTCCCGGCCGTCAAGGTGGGCGAAAAGTTGTCcatgctcggcggcatccaCCAGATATACCACGGCCCGTGCTGCAAACGACCCGTCTCCTGGGTCGAACACAGGTGGGACAGGAAGCTGGCGGCCCAGTCCCTGTTGCGGGCCGAGAACGAAATGCTGCGGAAGAGGATCAAGGAGCTGGAGGGAAAGGACGAGACGTACGAGGCTCGCGTCGAGAACGCCCGCAGGGCCCACGAGCAGGACATGGACAGGTTGCAAGCCCTGTTGAAGGAAGCCGAGGAGAGGTGTCAGAGATTGGAGACGGAGAAAGCGACTCGCAGGAAGAACGCCAGCCACGAGAACGGCCGTCAACACGCCCCGCGAGCCGTCTTGCCGGGCGCGAAGCGAAACGGTGCCGCAGCCGCCACGCCGTCCGCCGGTCTTGGTCTCGTCCCCGCTCACACTACGCCGATGAAGCCTGGCCCCGAGCGACCGGAAGTGCCGCCAGGTTCGAGTTCTAAATCAACGCCACAGATGCCGACAGGCAAGCTGCCGGTCGCTGCGACTCGCATCATTTCCATAGAAACTCCCCAAAGAAGCCCGGCCGGTCCGCAAGCGGGAAATTACCCTGCTCGTCGAacgtcgagcgtcgtcaGCATCAGCCAGCTTTGCCACCGTGGCTCGAGGTCGAAGCTGCCCCTGCCCGTCACGCCTATTCGAAGCGAAACGCCCAAGCTTCGCGACGACCTGAGCATGACGGACAGCAGCATGTCATCCTCCGTCTTCTCTCGTCGCAGCAccgagacggcgccgacTCCGGCCATCGACAGCCCACAACTGCGACGCACGCCCAAGTCTGCTGAATCGGAAGCCGATCAGCGGTGGAGCAGACTCCCCGCCAGACCAACGTCGCCGCAAAACAGACGGCCGCTTGTGGCATCGCAAGAACGGGTGGCGAGCCCATCTCCGGTGAGAAGCCCCGGCCAAACTCTGGCGGATACGTTCGTGCACTCGCCGCGGATGCTTGATTCCGATATCATATTGGACGCTGTCGATGCCAACTCAACGGCGAGGCCTGGTCCGCCGTCGCTGCAGCCAATGAAGAGCTGGGCGGATGTGGTCAAGGTGGACAAGCCCCGCCGGGCGGCACAACGCTCCTGA
- a CDS encoding proteasome activator subunit 4, whose protein sequence is MGVDEFGKAVSPPLPPPPCAIETQPRRDVDDAVTPLPRLPLKSNSSNVTQGQTGRRPHHRLACPAMDENIGLPHEGVHASLPPSATSHLMTGFAVYEPISRATSPGLSFPKLDEDDKKRYRPRTFAYFAQLPFEVEEEAQRDAALQGILKQLYVSLRAEDFLPGAMYWTRELQAWLNLKFEMTREQRASLTRLYYALCLSPGLDGMVADRFLRMVLIFTRKTHYLKPGEDLTLDWRPLWKEVKAWVLPSEGPSYQSTRRRSAKQLLKLCTHAHTYFDPKDRPAILDEFLPFFGVNELPNAFVVIGALTALLPSRPAPASEPLAQPQHFFPTLFHLWAIMNRSKVVDIMYMDLFSRLTRDHLQAEHVPFSQYGIFTKEQSDLIFTAMLRLTQIPVGQANSPYTPVDYLSGTGAYLEKDKKKYPVAYMMARLVTSCLSPSCLEGDESIMASLEGLMQSVETFFHPSNQGGWTNMLGQFVLCLTDCFVSRWNREQSGELETPPARRINAALRKRFVLSLRDVTFMGLFSKSTRVSHYFYTALQGLSYLEPDLMLPGALQRFYPSLQGLVEVHRTTASLHSLRMIANILCKLKGYRCHITALLALALPGIDANDLHKTQYTLNFIQSVAYSIPFVPLTTEDSHIHDTSLAMQWVQAEMDRMERDGQNVEIDYASSLTDEDEAQILRSSTAGLGEFVLTLLGKIFTLLENLPDANQARGGTPEDNVINALPTTLSPLFASLSPELFDMALDKIATFVSSHVVHQARDAMAWILNALCKVNPEKTLKVFIPMLVVNIRNEIDYNHAASDRTSGTEYLPRDRALVWHVSMLAMAVVYVGKEVLKYKAELLGIAEYMQEKCRGLPTILVSNYVHHLLLNLTNTYPIDHALYEPAVIKKGIDVGEWGKTTSPADLTIRWHQPSPPEVEFAVELFASQVTSAAQQLQLLLSDDPPVSRVGKNKAWSDEVARLMQQIRLVIAGMATMFDPRRASGNGKTDEGDDDAVDAEAAAAADDDDDDDDDMAGDDDDEEFRPQFRYKAGYFLDAEDPIYVRIHELRDELGYLLTKTHSFLNEKQEDDVSCFTALCSAYRTWITDVGIERSVHPLERHLRLYKADIAAFKIRGLRKVYPRPLLIKRAEAYHILRLKHNAAARHKSELDKRLMLDLAHSCLSLYADVRRVAQSAQDSSLKALIGCKPIVMPVVLDGLQTAIQANDHDRIKGGMYTLLFTSLLRTALKDWRFAPQAMRLYVETAGIDKPSIQALGTTALYTMLEFGKPLDRAILRFDALIDGIKPADDVSDMIQKKHQLVLRRRKRVEAAKAALGLELTKLAQGAHWKIATRCALFSMNLCLRFDTIAPKEFIDLVAHGAIDPHPGLRGYYLNSFSLVFSAIDMRAMYGHDYTNYLLEKETCDRNKLEIPVEKGDGEFTNKFLDSFHDHENAEYLVDFDYPGWLVWGKKFTAFRARPQRFEDYDEVETAVREQIGKIVTRDWISQCFEYFKQEPRDQSTDRFRMSNFHILMHVFDLMYYGKTSATLDDVKELTTELFGDGSDKHQHRATSEILAAMMAGSSDDPPELRDPVWAFAAPMMLDIISDGLTPENLQYWLTCLHVILDGKDPRRSHEIVDRLKTFRLDVSSNAAFKESSMVQLMEFIVADGGWHFRDTKPILEHFVAHIDHPYKAVREAIGRLLSAVEKTRYHESFESVAKLLEENKQASSIGIRPYRPSEELSATIKGVFERLEKWRHERTPGQQTQSSYTSGAKTVLMWLDCTLSSHECTELAPFFASPFMEQLLHMMDVKEDAELMQLAYHVYRHLPNIPLRDGEDVAFIEGLVKIGRTAASWHQRLRALVNLQVIYFRRIFLTKAPQRDLVFGAVSDMLGDAQLEVRSCASTTLAGMIRCSPHQVRDPMIARLKKRFEEQLQQSPMPRRQRNVGGTETPVDVQKQITRRHAAVLGLGALVEAFPYATPPPDWMPEVLATLARKTAGDPGVVGKATKSILSEFKKTRQDSWIVDQKYFTQEQIEDLEGVLWKSYFA, encoded by the exons ATGGGTGTCGACGAGTTCG GAAAAGCCGTGTCGCCGCCCCTCCCACCTCCACCCTGCGCGATAGAGACGCAACCTCGGcgtgacgtcgacgacgccgtcacccccctcccccgcctcCCTCTGAAGAGCAACTCGTCCAACGTGACCCAAGGTCAGaccggccgccggccgcatcATCGCCTCGCTTGCCCAGCCATGGACGAGAATATCGGACTGCCCCACGAGGGCGTCCATGCCTCTCTTCCTCCGTCCGCCACCTCCCACCTCATGACGGGGTTTGCCGTCTACGAACCCATCTCGCGAGCGACCTCGCCCGGCCTCTCGTTTCCCaagctggacgaggacgacaagAAGCGATATCGCCCGAGAACGTTCGCCTACTTCGCCCAGCTACccttcgaggtcgaggaggaggcccaGCGAGATGCCGCCCTGCAGGGCATCCTCAAGCAGCTCTACGTCTCCCTCCGGGCCGAAGACTTCCTCCCCGGCGCCATGTACTGGACCCGAGAGCTTCAGGCGTGGCTGAACCTCAAGTTTGAGATGACGCGCGAGCAGAGGGCGAGCCTCACGAGGCTGTACTACGCGCTCTGCCTCTcccccggcctcgacggcatggtGGCCGACCGCTTCCTGCGCATGGTCTTGATCTTCACGAG GAAGACGCACTACCTGAAGCCCGGCGAGGATCTGACGCTCGACTGGAGACCCCTGTGGAAGGAGGTCAAGGCGTGGGTGCTTCCCTCCGAAGGCCCGTCGTACCAGAGCACCCGCCGGCGATCGGCGAAGCAGCTCCTCAAGCTGTGCACCCACGCCCACACGTACTTTGACCCCAAGGACCGtcccgccatcctcgacgagttcTTGCCCTTCTTCGGCGTCAACGAACTGCCCAAcgccttcgtcgtcatcggcgccCTCACCGCCCTGCtgccgagccggccggcgcCCGCGAGCGAGCCGTTGGCCCAGCCGCAGCATTTCTTCCCCACGCTGTTCCATCTTTGGGCCATCATGAATCGATCTAAGGTGGTCGACATCATGTACATGGACCTGTTCTCTCGCCTGACGAGGGATCACCTCCAAGCCGAGCACGTTCCCTTTTCCCAGTACGGCATCTTCACCAAGGAGCAGTCGGACCTCATCTTCACCGCCATGCTACGCCTCACGCAAATTCCTGTCGGTCAGGCCAACTCGCCCTACACACCCGTCGATTACTTGTCGGGCACCGGCGCCTACCTGGAAAAGGACAAGAAAAAGTACCCCGTCGCCTACATGATGGCCCGCCTCGTCACGAGCTGCCTTTCTCCGAGCtgcctcgagggcgacgagtcCATCATGGCGAGCCTCGAGGGCTTGATGCAGTCCGTCGAGACCTTCTTCCACCCGTCCAACCAGGGGGGTTGGACCAACATGCTGGGCCAGTTCGTCCTCTGCCTCACCGACTGCTTCGTCTCTCGCTGGAACCGCGAGCAGAGCGGAGAGCTCGAGACTCCACCGGCCCGAAGGATCAACGCGGCGCTGAGGAAACGCTTCGTCCTCTCCCTGAGGGACGTCACCTTCATGGGCCTGTTCTCCAAGAGCACGCGCGTCTCCCACTACTTCTACACCGCCCTGCAGGGGCTGTCCTACCTCGAGCCCGACCTGATGCTCCCGGGAGCCCTTCAGCGCTTCTACCCCAGCCTTcagggcctcgtcgaggtgcatcggacgacggcgagcctgCACAGCCTGCGGATGATTGCCAACATCCTGTGCAAGCTCAAGGGCTACCGGTGCCACATCACCGCCCTCCtggccctcgccctccccggcatcgacgccaacgACCTCCACAAGACGCAGTACACGCTCAACTTCATCCAGAGCGTCGCCTACAGCATTCCCTTCGTGCCCCTGACGACCGAGGACAGCCACATCCACGACACGTCCCTTGCCATGCAGTGGGTGCAGGCCGAGATGGACCGGATGGAGCGCGACGGCCAGAACGTCGAAATCGACTACGCCAGCTCGctcaccgacgaggacgaggcgcagATCCTACGCTCCTCCACCGCCGGGCTCGGAGAGTTCGTCCTGACGCTGCTGGGAAAGATCTTCACGCTGCTGGAAAATCTGCCGGATGCGAACCAGGCTCGCGGAGGGACGCCGGAAGATAACGTCATCAATGCCTTGCCGACGACCCTCTCCCCTCTGTTCGCCTCCCTGTCGCCCGAGCTGTTCGACATGGCCCTGGACAAGATTGCGACCTTTGTCTCGAGTCATGTTGTCCATCAGGCTCGCGATGCCATGGCCTGGATCCTCAACGCTCTGTGCAAGGTCAATCCGGAAAAGACGCTCAAGGTGTTCATCCCCATGCTGGTCGTCAACATCCGAAACGAGATCGACTACAATCACGCAGCCTCGGACCGCACCTCCGGCACCGAATACCTGCCGCGCGACAGGGCCTTGGTCTGGCACGTGAGcatgctcgccatggccgtcgtctaCGTCGGAAAGGAGgtgctcaagtacaaggccgagctgctcggcatcgccgagtacatgcaggagAAGTGCCGTGGTCTGCCGACGATTCTCGTCTCCAACTACGTtcaccacctcctcctcaacCTGACCAACACCTATCCGATCGATCATGCCCTCTACGAACCGGCCGTCATCAAGAAGGGCATCGATGTCGGCGAGTGGGGCAAGACAACTTCGCCGGCCGATCTCACCATCAGATGGCACcaaccgtcgccgcctgaAGTCGAGTTTGCCGTCGAGCTGTTTGCCTCGCAGGTGACGTCTGCCGCCCAGCAGCTGCAGCTTCTCCTGAGTGACGACCCCCCCGTGAGCAGGGTGGGGAAGAACAAGGCCTGgtcggacgaggtcgccAGGCTTATGCAGCAGATTCGACTTGTCATCGCAGGCATGGCCACCATGTTTGACCCTCGACGCGCCTCCGGCAACGGCAAGACCGACGAGGGAgatgatgatgccgtcgacgccgaggccgcggccgcggccgacgacgacgacgacgacgacgacgacatggccggcgacgacgacgatgaggaatTTCGACCTCAATTCCGCTACAAGGCGGGCTATTTCCTCGATGCCGAAGATCCAATCTACGTTCGCATCCACGAGCTacgcgacgagctcggctaCCTGCTGACGAAAACGCACTCCTTCCTCAACGAAAAGCAAGAAGACGATGTCAGCTGCTTCACCGCCTTGTGCTCGGCGTACCGGACCTGGATCACGGATGTGGGCATCGAACGGTCTGTCCACCCGCTCGAGAGGCACCTGAGACTGTACAAGGCCGACATAGCTGCCTTTAAGATCAGGGGTCTTCGAAAAGTCTATCCGCGGCCGTTGCTGATCAAGCGGGCCGAGGCCTATCACATTCTTCGTCTGAAGCACAACGCCGCGGCGAGACACAAGAGCGAGCTGGACAAGCGGCTCATGCTGGACTTGGCGCACTCGTGCCTGTCCCTGTACGCGGACGTCCGCAGGGTCGCGCAGAGCGCGCAGGACTCCTCTCTGAAGGCGCTCATCGGCTGCAAGCCCATCGTCatgcccgtcgtcctcgacggccttcaAACTGCCATCCAGGCCAACGACCATGACAGGATCAAGGGCGGCATGTACACGCTGCTGTTCACCTCGCTGCTTAGGACGGCGCTGAAGGACTGGAGATTCGCACCCCAGGCTATGCGCCTGTACGTGGagacggccggcatcgacaagCCATCGATTCAGGCGCTCGGCACGACGGCGCTCTACACGATGCTCGAGTTTGGCAAGCCCCTCGACCGGGCCATCCTCCGCTTCGACGCGTTGATCGATGGCATCaagccggccgacgatgtGTCGGACATGATCCAAAAGAAACACCAGCTTGTCCTGCGGCGGCGCAAGCGagtcgaggcggccaaggcggccttGGGTCTGGAGCTCACCAAGCTCGCGCAGGGCGCTCATTGGAAGATCGCGACGCGGTGCGCGCTGTTTTCCATGAACCTGTGCCTCCGGTTCGACACCATCGCGCCCAAGGAGTTtatcgacctcgtcgcccacggCGCCATCGACCCCCACCCCGGACTCCGAGGCTACTACTTGAACTCGTTCTCGTTGGTGTTCTCCGCCATCGACATGCGCGCTATGTACGGGCATGACTACACCAACTATCTCCTGGAGAAGGAGACGTGCGACAGAAACAAGTTGGAGATTCCCGTGGAGAAGGGCGATGGCGAGTTCACGAACAAGTTCCTCGACTCCTTCCACGACCACGAAAACGCCGAGTACCTGGTCGACTTTGACTATCCCGGATGGCTCGTCTGGGGCAAGAAGTTCACGGCGTTCCGGGCGCGACCGCAGCGGTTCGAGGActacgacgaggtcgagacggccgtTCGGGAGCAGATTGGCAAAATCGTCACGAGGGACTGGATTTCGCAGTGCTTCGAATACTTCAAGCAGGAGCCGCGGGACCAGTCGACGGATAGATTCCGGATGAGCAACTTCCACATTTTGATGCACGTCTTCGATCTGATGTACTACGGgaagacgtcggcgacgttgGACGACGTCAAGGAGCTAACAACAGAGCTTTTCGGCGACGGAAGCGACAAGCACCAGCACCGAGCGACGTCGGAGATTCtggcggccatgatggcgggAAGCAGCGACGACCCGCCCGAGCTGCGCGATCCCGTCTGGGCCTTTGCGGCGCCCATGATGCTCGACATCATCTCCGACGGCCTGACGCCCGAGAACTTGCAATACTGGCTCACATGCCTGCACGtgatcctcgacggcaaggatcCTCGGCGCTCGCACGAGATTGTCGACCGTCTCAAGACGTTCAGGCTCGACGTGTCGTCGAACGCGGCGTTCAAGGAATCGTCAATGGTGCAGCTTATGGagttcatcgtcgccgacggcggctggcACTTCCGCGACACGAAGCCCATCCTCGAGCATTTCGTGGCGCACATTGACCACCCGTACAAGGCGGTGCGCGAGGCCATCGGCCGGCTGCTCTCGGCCGTGGAGAAGACGCGGTACCACGAATCGTTTGAGAGCGTGGCGAAGCTCCTCGAGGAGAACAAGCAGGCGTCGTCGATCGGCATCCGGCCGTACCGGCCGTCGGAGGAGCTCTCGGCGACGATCAAGGGCGTCTTCGAACGGCTCGAGAAGTGGCGGCACGAGCGGACACCGGGGCAGCAGACGCAGTCCTCGTACACGTCGGGAGCTAAGACGGTGCTGATGTGGCTCGACTGCACGCTCTCGTCGCACGAGTGCACCGAGCTGGCGCCCTTCTTCGCCAGCCCGTTCATGGAGCAGCTGCTGCACATGATGGACGTCAAGGAAGACGCCGAGCTCATGCAGCTCGCCTACCACGTGTACCGACACCTGCCTAACATCCCCCTccgggacggcgaggacgtcgcGTTCATCGAGGGTCTCGTAAAGATTgggcggacggcggcgagctggcaCCAGCGGCTGCGGGCGCTCGTCAACCTGCAGGTCATCTACTTCCGGCGCATCTTCCTCACCAAGGCGCCGCAACGAGATCTGGTCTTCGGCGCCGTGTCGGACATGCTCGGCGACGCGCAGCTCGAGGTGCGGTCgtgcgcgtcgacgacgctcgcggGCATGATCCGGTGCTCGCCACACCAGGTGCGCGACCCGATGATTGCGCGGCTGAAGAAGCGATTCGAGGAACAACTGCAGCAGAGCCCGATGCCGCGACGTCAGCGCAACGTGGGGGGGACGGAGACGCCGGTGGACGTGCAGAAGCAGATCACGCGGCGGCACGCGGCGgtgctcgggctcggcgcgctcgtcgaggcaTTCCCGTACGCGACCCCCCCGCCGGATTGGATGCCGGAAGTGCTCGCAACGCTGGCTCGAAAGACGGCCGGCGATCCCGGCGTCGTGGGCAAGGCGACGAAGAGCATCCTGAGCGAGTTCAAGAAGACGCGGCAAGACAGCTGGATCGTGGATCAAAAG TACTTTACGCAGGAGCAGATCGAGGACCTAGAAGGCGTGCTGTGGAAGAGCTACTTTGCGTAA